One Candidatus Devosia phytovorans genomic window carries:
- the cydX gene encoding cytochrome bd-I oxidase subunit CydX produces the protein MWYFSWILGLGLACSFAILNAMWFEMREDRRIAIEEGREPIQR, from the coding sequence ATGTGGTATTTCTCGTGGATCCTCGGCCTGGGCCTGGCCTGTTCCTTCGCCATCCTCAATGCCATGTGGTTCGAGATGCGCGAAGACCGGCGCATCGCCATTGAAGAGGGCAGGGAGCCCATCCAGCGCTAA
- the ybaK gene encoding Cys-tRNA(Pro) deacylase: protein MSKTTPATLALTKAGFAFTTATYDYNPDADRVGLQAAEAMGVSPSIVLKTLMAEVDGKPVCVVVPSDEEVNMKKLAAAFGGKSAHMMKPADAERLTGYKVGGISPFGQKKAVPTCVEEMATLEEEIFLNGGQRGLQIRMRPDDLVTVLGGKSADLIR, encoded by the coding sequence ATGTCCAAGACCACGCCCGCAACGCTTGCCCTGACCAAGGCCGGCTTTGCTTTCACCACCGCCACCTATGACTACAACCCCGATGCCGATCGCGTCGGGTTGCAGGCGGCCGAGGCCATGGGCGTTTCGCCCTCGATCGTGCTGAAGACGCTGATGGCCGAGGTGGATGGCAAGCCGGTCTGCGTGGTGGTGCCGTCGGATGAAGAAGTGAACATGAAAAAGCTGGCCGCGGCCTTCGGCGGCAAGTCGGCGCATATGATGAAGCCGGCGGATGCCGAGCGCCTGACGGGCTACAAGGTGGGCGGGATCAGCCCCTTCGGACAGAAGAAAGCAGTGCCAACCTGCGTCGAGGAAATGGCCACGCTGGAGGAGGAAATTTTCCTCAACGGCGGGCAGCGCGGGCTGCAGATCCGGATGAGGCCGGATGACCTTGTCACCGTCCTAGGCGGTAAGTCTGCGGATCTGATCCGCTAG
- a CDS encoding DUF1127 domain-containing protein, with protein MNIRQKIAQFAQYQRTMRELNALDARQLNDLGITKGDIKNIARGTYAN; from the coding sequence ATGAACATCCGCCAGAAAATCGCACAGTTTGCTCAGTATCAGCGCACCATGCGTGAACTCAACGCTCTCGACGCCCGTCAGCTCAATGACCTCGGCATCACCAAGGGCGACATCAAGAACATCGCTCGCGGCACCTACGCCAACTAA
- a CDS encoding cytochrome ubiquinol oxidase subunit I translates to MIDMTVVELSRWQFAVTAMYHFIFPPLTIGLSVMMGIMESVYVMTGREVWRKATLFWGTLFGVNFAMGVATGIVMEFQFGMNWSYYSHYVGDVFGAPLAIEGLMAFFLEATFIGLFFFGWDRLSKVGHLAVTWLTALGANFSALWILIANGWMQNPVGAKFNPDTMRMEVTDFMAVIFNQVAQAKFVHTVSAGYLCGAVFVFSISCIFQLKGKHVEIAKRSMVVAASFGLASALSVVVLGDESGYVATEHQKMKIAAMEASYHTEPAPAPWTVLAWPGEDGGAPSWSIQIPWMGGLITTRSFDKPMPGIEELVAHAETRIRSGMVAYDALQEIRADGNNAAARLTFEQHWPDLGYGLLLKQYREDVGNATDAEIAMAAEYTVPDVWPLFWTFRIMMGLGFFFIAFFALTFCRASRGWIGTNRRMLWLGALLLPTPWIAIESGWFIAEYGRQPWVVEGVLPTFYAASGLHFWDLVISLSFFTLLYTTLAIITVLLMIKIIKAGPQDKLFSADESDDEDFVVAALPATAANKGLGS, encoded by the coding sequence ATGATCGACATGACCGTTGTCGAACTCTCGCGGTGGCAATTCGCCGTCACCGCCATGTATCACTTCATATTTCCGCCGCTGACCATTGGCCTTTCCGTGATGATGGGCATCATGGAAAGCGTCTATGTGATGACCGGGCGCGAGGTCTGGCGCAAGGCGACCCTGTTTTGGGGCACGCTGTTCGGCGTCAATTTTGCCATGGGCGTCGCTACCGGCATCGTCATGGAATTCCAGTTCGGCATGAACTGGAGCTACTACAGCCACTATGTCGGCGACGTCTTCGGCGCGCCGCTGGCCATCGAGGGCTTGATGGCCTTCTTCCTTGAAGCCACCTTCATCGGCCTTTTCTTCTTCGGCTGGGACCGGTTGAGCAAGGTCGGCCATCTGGCCGTCACCTGGCTGACGGCGCTGGGCGCCAATTTCTCGGCGCTCTGGATCCTCATCGCCAATGGCTGGATGCAAAACCCGGTCGGCGCCAAGTTCAATCCCGACACCATGCGCATGGAAGTCACCGACTTCATGGCAGTGATCTTCAACCAGGTGGCGCAGGCCAAATTCGTCCATACCGTCAGCGCCGGCTATCTCTGCGGCGCGGTCTTCGTCTTCTCCATCTCTTGCATTTTCCAGCTCAAGGGCAAGCATGTCGAGATCGCCAAGCGCTCCATGGTGGTTGCCGCCAGCTTCGGCCTGGCCTCGGCCCTGTCGGTGGTCGTGCTGGGTGATGAAAGTGGCTATGTCGCGACCGAACACCAGAAGATGAAGATCGCGGCCATGGAGGCCAGCTATCACACTGAGCCGGCACCCGCTCCTTGGACGGTTCTCGCCTGGCCGGGCGAGGATGGTGGCGCCCCCAGTTGGTCGATCCAGATCCCGTGGATGGGTGGTCTCATCACCACGCGCTCCTTCGACAAGCCCATGCCGGGCATCGAGGAGCTGGTCGCCCATGCCGAAACCCGCATCCGCTCGGGCATGGTGGCCTATGACGCCCTGCAGGAGATCCGGGCCGACGGCAACAATGCCGCTGCGCGCCTGACCTTCGAGCAGCACTGGCCCGACCTCGGCTATGGCCTGCTGCTCAAGCAGTATCGCGAGGATGTCGGCAATGCCACAGACGCCGAGATCGCCATGGCGGCCGAATATACCGTGCCCGATGTCTGGCCGCTGTTCTGGACCTTCCGCATCATGATGGGCCTGGGCTTCTTCTTCATCGCCTTCTTCGCGCTGACCTTCTGCCGCGCGTCGCGCGGCTGGATTGGCACCAATCGACGCATGCTGTGGCTCGGCGCCCTGCTGCTGCCGACGCCCTGGATTGCCATCGAGTCGGGCTGGTTCATCGCCGAATATGGCCGCCAGCCCTGGGTGGTGGAGGGCGTTCTGCCCACCTTCTACGCCGCCTCGGGCCTCCACTTCTGGGACCTGGTCATCTCGCTGAGCTTTTTCACCCTGCTCTATACTACCCTCGCCATCATCACGGTCCTGCTGATGATCAAGATCATCAAGGCCGGCCCGCAGGACAAGCTCTTCTCCGCCGACGAAAGCGACGACGAGGACTTCGTCGTCGCCGCTCTCCCCGCAACCGCTGCCAACAAGGGACTTGGATCGTGA
- the cydB gene encoding cytochrome d ubiquinol oxidase subunit II yields MTAIPLDYETLRLIWWLLLGILLIGFAIMGGRDLGVGALLPLVARKDDERRVLINLVGPTWEGNQVWLILGGGAIFAAFPPLYAVSFSGFYLAMIVILLALILRPVGFKFRGKVKDARWRATWDWALFIGGFVPALIFGVAVGNVLLGAPFHLDDTMRSFYTGNFFQLLMPFALLSGLVSLGMIATQGAAVIAARTEGIIAERARSYGSLIAMATILLFALAGVWVALGIDGYAITSAVDGNAAINPLAKTVVLTRGGWLTNYGTYPWMIAAPVLGFLGLLGALFGLQARWRFPTLLASSLAIFGIVSTAGLSLFPFLLPSSTLPQASLTLWDASSSHLTLFIMLIATAIFLPIILAYTAWVFRVMRGTVSTTSLEKNPNAY; encoded by the coding sequence GTGACCGCCATTCCGCTCGACTACGAAACCCTGCGCCTCATCTGGTGGCTGCTGCTCGGCATTCTGCTGATCGGCTTTGCCATCATGGGTGGCCGTGACCTCGGGGTAGGGGCCCTGCTGCCACTCGTCGCCCGCAAGGACGACGAACGCCGTGTGCTGATCAACCTGGTCGGCCCGACCTGGGAAGGCAATCAGGTCTGGCTGATCCTGGGCGGCGGCGCCATCTTTGCCGCCTTCCCGCCGCTCTATGCGGTGAGCTTTTCGGGCTTCTACCTCGCCATGATCGTGATCCTGCTCGCGCTGATCCTGCGGCCCGTCGGCTTCAAGTTCCGCGGCAAGGTGAAGGATGCACGCTGGCGCGCCACCTGGGACTGGGCCCTGTTCATCGGCGGCTTCGTGCCGGCGCTGATCTTCGGCGTCGCCGTGGGCAATGTCTTGCTCGGGGCACCCTTCCACCTCGATGACACGATGCGCAGCTTCTACACGGGCAATTTCTTCCAGTTGCTTATGCCCTTCGCCTTGCTGTCGGGCCTCGTGAGCCTCGGCATGATTGCAACGCAGGGCGCCGCCGTCATCGCCGCGCGCACCGAGGGCATCATTGCCGAGCGGGCTCGCAGCTATGGCAGCCTGATCGCCATGGCCACCATCCTGCTCTTTGCCCTGGCCGGCGTCTGGGTAGCGCTGGGCATCGACGGCTATGCCATCACCAGCGCCGTGGACGGCAATGCCGCCATCAATCCGCTGGCCAAGACCGTGGTCCTGACCCGCGGTGGCTGGCTCACCAACTACGGCACCTATCCCTGGATGATTGCCGCGCCCGTCCTCGGCTTCCTGGGCCTCCTCGGCGCCTTGTTCGGCCTGCAGGCCCGCTGGCGCTTTCCAACGCTTCTGGCCTCGAGCCTTGCCATCTTCGGCATCGTCTCGACGGCGGGCCTGTCGCTCTTCCCCTTCCTCTTGCCCAGTTCGACCCTGCCACAGGCAAGCCTCACGCTCTGGGATGCTTCGTCCAGCCATCTGACGCTGTTCATCATGCTGATCGCCACCGCGATCTTCCTGCCGATCATCCTCGCCTACACCGCCTGGGTTTTCCGCGTCATGCGCGGCACGGTCAGCACCACCTCGCTCGAAAAGAACCCAAACGCCTATTAG